Genomic segment of Candidatus Bipolaricaulota bacterium:
CATTTTAATTCCAGAGAAAGCGGCAAGACCGGCAGAAACAAGAAACGAGACATCCAGATGTCCGGCGTCAACAAAAAAAATGTCAAGAATTTTATTCCGTACAATAAATAAACTTAATCACTAATCATCATTTAAGATCATATGCCTAGAGTAAAACGCGGGAAATCGCATTTAAAGAAAAGAAAAAGTCTGCTTTCCAAGACCAAGGGTTTTAGACATGGGAAAAAGAAATTAATCAAGCAAGCAAAGACTG
This window contains:
- a CDS encoding 50S ribosomal protein L35 is translated as MAKMKTIKAVSKRIKVTKNDKLIIRKGGQDHFNSRESGKTGRNKKRDIQMSGVNKKNVKNFIPYNK